A genome region from Setaria italica strain Yugu1 chromosome III, Setaria_italica_v2.0, whole genome shotgun sequence includes the following:
- the LOC101780521 gene encoding uncharacterized protein LOC101780521: MEKGKKSGSGRGYISWNDDMDKALLDTFVEYYNKGDRCQNGWKSHVYTAAIKNVREKCNVNISKDNIMARNKTFDKHYTIINGMLESSGFGWDWNKNKISVDSDAVWEEYVAKNKEASGYRHKTVLYWDSISLVFGKDHATGEAARTAAESSKDMSKEDLSNKEPTSSATSGSLKRQRSGDSFTSMMAEKLDKFAEALKEEAPKGPTSKEILDTLNEVQGLDEDTLLDLFDILTGDARKYESLLALPERMRKRWLLKQLNK, encoded by the exons ATGGAGAAGGGCAAGAAGTCAGGTTCGGGCAGGGGTTACATTTCTTGGAATGATGACATGGACAAGGCTCTTCTTGACACATTTGTGGAGTACTATAACAAGGGTGACAGATGCCAGAATGGGTGGAAGTCTCATGTCTATACAGCTGCTATCAAGAATGTCCGAGAAAAGTGTAATGTGAATATCTCAAAAGACAATATCATGGCGAGGAACAAGACCTTTGACAAACACTAcactatcatcaatggtatgctggaatcaagtggatttggttgggattggaacaaaaataaaatatctgtTGATAGTGATGCTGTATGGGAAGAATATGTGGCG aaaaacaaagaagcttcTGGGTATAGGCACAAGACTGTCTTGTACTGGGACTCAATTAGCTTGGTGTTTGGCAAAGACCATGCTACCGGTGAAGCGGCAAGGACTGCAGCTGAGAGCTCAAAAGACATGAGTAAGGAAGATCTTAGTAACAAAGAGCCCacatcatcggcaacttcaGGAAGTTTAAAGAGGCAACGGTCAGGCGACTCTTTTACCTCTATGATGGCTGAAAAACTAGACAAGTTTGCTGAAGCACTAAAGGAGGAAGCCCCTAAAGGaccaacatcaaaagaaattctagaCACACTGAATGAAGTACAAGGATTGGATGAAGACACTTTGttggacctatttgatatcctAACCGGTGATGCACGCAAGTACGAGTCTCTGTTGGCGCTTCcagagaggatgaggaagaggtggctTCTAAAACAGCTCAACAAGTGA